A window of the Polypterus senegalus isolate Bchr_013 chromosome 4, ASM1683550v1, whole genome shotgun sequence genome harbors these coding sequences:
- the LOC120528770 gene encoding ATP-dependent DNA helicase pif1-like: protein MAAMLNSEQRAAFNVIMKALDEGANPRLFFIDGPGGSGKTYLYTTLISTLRGRSETARACASTGIDANLLPSGRTYSMFHLGINILDTTVSAITPRSKVAKSLRESKLVVWDESTMASSHALNSVDRLIRDINSSTPFPFGGKVFVLGGDFRQTLPIVPHGTRTAIVEACIKYSKTWKNFHTLKLIKNNRSVEREFSDWLLKLGEGTLTNDIGLDEELIEIPPSMLCKGDIVKEIFEDKLHVADIPNFVNKFILTPINKVCNELNEKILNLLDGECVTY, encoded by the coding sequence ATGGCCGCAATGTTAAATTCCGAGCAAAGAGCTGCTTTTAATGTCATCATGAAGGCACTAGATGAAGGAGCAAATCCAAGATTATTTTTCATTGATGGCCCAGGTGGGAGTGGGAAAACATACTTATACACAACTTTAATAAGTACCTTACGAGGAAGATCTGAAACTGCGCGCGCCTGTGCTTCTACTGGCATTGATGCTAATTTGCTTCCAAGTGGACGAACATATTCAATGTTTCACTTAGGAATAAATATTTTAGACACAACAGTTTCCGCTATTACGCCTCGCTCAAAAGTGGCAAAATCCCTCAGAGAATCTAAATTAGTTGTGTGGGATGAATCCACTATGGCATCTTCACACGCATTAAATTCAGTGGATAGATTGATTCGGGATATAAATTCCAGTACGCCCTTTCCTTTTGGCGGTAAAGTGTTTGTCCTTGGAGGAGACTTCAGGCAAACATTGCCGATTGTACCTCATGGCACCAGAACAGCCATTGTTGAAGCCTGTATAAAGTATAGCAAAACCTGGAAGAACTTCCATACTTTGAAATTGATCAAGAACAACCGATCAGTTGAAAGAGAATTCAGTGATTGGTTATTAAAACTTGGAGAAGGAACGCTAACTAATGATATTGGCCTAGATGAAGAACTAATAGAAATACCACCAAGCATGCTGTGCAAAGGTGACATAGTAAAGGAGATCTTTGAGGATAAACTTCATGTAGCAGATATCCCCAACTTTGTGAATAAGTTTATACTAACTCCAATCAACAAAGTTTGTAATGAACTAAATGAGAAGATACTGAATTTATTAGATGGTGAATGTGTTACATACTAA